The following nucleotide sequence is from Tardiphaga alba.
TGCCGGAACCGCTCTCGCCGACAATGCCGAGCGTCTCGCCCTTGGCGACGGAGATATCGACCTGCTGCACCGCCTTGACGATGCCGCGGCGGGTGGCGAATTCGACGGTGAGATCGCGGACGTCGAGCAATGGCTGTGCGGTCATGCCGATCTCCTCACGTCCGCCGCTGCGGATCGACGATGTCGCGCAGACCGTCGCCGAGCAGGTTGAAGCAGAACACCGCGATCATCAGCGCGAGGCCGGGAAACAGTGCGATCCACCATTCGCCGGACACCATGAAGGACGCGCCTTCCGCGACCATGATGCCCCATTCTGCCGTGGGCGGTCGCACGCCGAGGCCGATGAAGGACAGGCCGGCTGCATTGAGAATGGCGTAGCCCATGGTCAGCGACATCTGGACGATCGTGATCGGCATGATGTTGGGCAGGATATGCACCAGCAGGATGCGCATCTCGCTATTGCCCGACAGTCGCGCGGCCTGCACGAAGCCGGCCTCGCGGCGCACATTGGCCTCAGCGCGGGCGACACGCGCATAGAGCGGAAAATTCACGATCGCCGTGGCGATGATGATGTTCTGCACGGTGTTGCCGAGGGCCGCGACGATGCCCATGGCCAGCACGAAGAGCGGAAACGCCATGATCGTATCGCCGATGCGGCCGACGATACGGTCGGTCCAGCCGCCGAAATAGCCGGCAGCAATGCCGGCCAGCCCGCCCATGGCGAACACAAGCGCCACCGACGCGACGGCAATGAAGAGATCGAGCCGCGTCGCCACCACCACGCGGCTGAAGATGTCGCGGCCGAGTTGATCGGTACCGAACCAGTTGGCCGCCGACGGCGGCTTCAGCGCCTGCATCGTGTTGCTGGCGAGGGGATCGTGCGGAACGATATAGGGGCCGAACACCGCCGCAAACACGATTACGACAAGCAGGCCGAAGGCGAAGGCCGTGACGCGGTTCTCGCCGAGAATGTAACGGGTGTGCTGCAGCGTCGCTTTAAGGCTTGAGGTCCGGCGCGGTGATGCCGACGTATCGACGGCGATGGGCGTGATCGCATTCATGGTCAAACCTCAGCCTTCCAGCCGCACGCGCGGATCGATGATGCCGTAAAGGATGTCGATGACCAGATTGATCAACACATACATGATCGCCATGGTCAGCACGAAACCCTGCACCGGCGCGAAATCCGACGCGATCAGCGCTTCCACCGCGTAGGAGCCGATACCCGGCCAGGCGAACACCTTCTCCACCAGCACATTGGCACCGAGCAGGAAGGAGAAGGTCATCGACAGCGTCGTGATGACCGGCAGCATGGCGTTACGAAATGCGTAAGTGACGATGACCGCGCGCGGCGACAGGCCGGAGGCACGCGCGGTGCGGACGAAATCGGAGGCGAGAACGGCCAGCATCGAGGCGCGGGTCATGCGCGCGATGGGCGCCAGCGAGAAGATCGCAAGCGTGGCCGTCGGCAAGATCAACTGGCTGAGCGCCGATCGTAAAGTCTCCCAGTCGCGGGCGATGATGCTGTCGATCACATAGAAGCCGGTCACCGTCGGCGGCGCACTGGCAAAGACATCGAGACGCCCGAGCGGTGCCGGCGCCCAGCCGAGCTTGAAATAGAACACATAGACCAGCACGAGCCCGGTGAAGAAGACGGGCAGCGAGACACCGGCCGTCGTGGTCACGCGGCAGAGGTGATCGATCCATGATCCCGGCCTGGTCGCCGCGAGAATGCCGAGCGGAAT
It contains:
- a CDS encoding ABC transporter permease is translated as MNAITPIAVDTSASPRRTSSLKATLQHTRYILGENRVTAFAFGLLVVIVFAAVFGPYIVPHDPLASNTMQALKPPSAANWFGTDQLGRDIFSRVVVATRLDLFIAVASVALVFAMGGLAGIAAGYFGGWTDRIVGRIGDTIMAFPLFVLAMGIVAALGNTVQNIIIATAIVNFPLYARVARAEANVRREAGFVQAARLSGNSEMRILLVHILPNIMPITIVQMSLTMGYAILNAAGLSFIGLGVRPPTAEWGIMVAEGASFMVSGEWWIALFPGLALMIAVFCFNLLGDGLRDIVDPQRRT
- a CDS encoding ABC transporter permease encodes the protein MLALIGKRLMFAIPSLIGVVIVTFLLTRALPGDPAAYFAGPAADKQVVEDIRKKLGLDKPLIEQFVRYSADLARGDFGDSLTTGQPVATELRNRLPASAELTLLGLLVSITIAIPLGILAATRPGSWIDHLCRVTTTAGVSLPVFFTGLVLVYVFYFKLGWAPAPLGRLDVFASAPPTVTGFYVIDSIIARDWETLRSALSQLILPTATLAIFSLAPIARMTRASMLAVLASDFVRTARASGLSPRAVIVTYAFRNAMLPVITTLSMTFSFLLGANVLVEKVFAWPGIGSYAVEALIASDFAPVQGFVLTMAIMYVLINLVIDILYGIIDPRVRLEG